From the Vibrio ziniensis genome, the window AAACAGTTTCACCCCTAACAGCTCTTCCAATGAAAGAATTTGTCGGCTGATCGCTCCCTGAGTGAGGTTCAGAGCATTCGCTGCTTTAGTAAAGTTCAAGTGTTCTGCGGTCGCCAGAAAGGCTTGCAACGTTTTCGTCGATGGAAGATGCACACCACACCTCAAGCTATGAATTTTAATCATGGCTAGTATGTGTTTATTTCGATTCTTTTTACAAATTCTTTTTGATTGAATAATCAAAACAAAGAACGAATTGCAAATAAAAACAAATTAAATGCAATTAAACGAATAAAAAATCATGTTGTGCGACTAACTAGCACTAACGAGAGGTCAGTCATGTCTTCACTAGCAGCGTCATTGGTTCCAGAGGTCATAAAAAAATTAATACCTTATCAATCCGCAAGACGTATCGGTGGTTCAGGTAGAGTGTGGCTAAACGCCAACGAACTTGAGTTCCCAATTCATTTCGACAATCAGGCGAAGAGCTATAACCGCTATCCTGATTTTCTTCCTCATGATGTTGCTTCTGCCTATCAAAAATACGCAGGCGTAGAAACACCTGTGCTCGCCGTTCGTGGTGCAGATGAAGCAATCGACCTATTGATTCGTACCTTCTGTCAGCCAGGCAAAGACAAGATTGTTGTTTGCCCTCCGACTTATGCCATGTATGAGTTCTGTGCGGATGCACTTGCAATGGAAACCATTAAGGTGCCACTCGTTGGTGATGCTTTCGATTTGGATAGCCAAGGTGTCATTCAAGCGGCAAAAGAGGCGAATTTGGTCTTTTTATGCTCGCCAAACAACCCAACAGGCAACCTCATCTCACAAGCTGAGATCATCAAAGTATTAGAAGGCACACAGGATGATGCCATCGTCGTAGTCGACGAAGCCTATATCGAATTTGAATTGGCACAGAATGCGGCGAGTTTAATTGCTCAATATCCAAACTTAGTGGTTATCCGCACCCTATCGAAAGCTTTTGGCTTGGCTGCGGTTCGCTGCGGTTTCATCCTAGCAGATAAAAGTGTGATGGATTTCGTCGCAAAACTTATCCCACCTTACCCAATGCCAGATTCAAGCGCGACGGTCGTATTAGCGGCGCTGTCTGAAACAGGTTTAAAGCAGGTAGAAGAGAATACCCAAACTCTTATCAGTACTCGTGACTGGTTCATCGGTGAGCTTAAAAACTTACCTTGCATTGCTCACGTTTACCCGTCATCCACCAATTTCGTGTTAGTACGTACACATTCAGGTGAAGACCTGTTTGCGTATCTTCTAAAGCACGGTATTGTGACTCGCAATCAAAGTCACGATCCTGCACTTAGAAACTGCGTACGAATCACTATCGGTAGCCAATCGAGCATGGAAGAAGTGATCAGTGTGCTCCGCAGTTACCCAACGCAATCGTAGATAATTTATTAAAAGGAATTAACCAATGAAAAAATTAGCTTTAGGTTTAGCTTGTTGTGCGGCACTGTTCGGTTCAGCAGCATTTGCAAAAGAAGTACGTCTTGCTTCTGACTTTACCTACCCTCCATTCAACTATAAGAATGCGGAAGGTACGCCTGTAGGTTTCGACATTGAAATCGCAGATGCGCTATGTGCTCAAGCAAAACTAGAGTGTACTTGGGTTGCACAAAGTTGGGATGCGCTTATCCCTAGCCTGTTAGCGCGTAAATCAGACGTGATCATGGCTTCAATGCGTATCACCGAAGACCGTAAGAAAAAAGTTCTATTCACTAACAAATACTACCAAACGCCAGCTCGCTTCGTGGCAGCTAAACAAGCCGGTTTTGCAATTGATGAAGCCGGTATGAAAGGTAAAGTGATTGGTGTTCAACAAGGCACGATTCACGATCGTTACGTGACTGACAAATTCGGAGCAGTGGCTGAAATCAAACGTTACACAGGTCAGGATGAAGTGTACATCGACATGCAAAATGGTCGTTTAGACGCAACGTTCGGTAACGCAGATCAGCTATCTCTGGCTTTCCTAGACAAAGCTGAAGGCAAAGGTTTTGAGTTCAAAGGTCAGGCAGTAACTGATAAAGCGTATATCGGCGAAGGCACTGCACTAGCACTACGCATGCAAGACAAAGATTTGGCTGAGAAATTTAACCAAGCGATCGTAGAAATTCGCCAAAACGGTACTTACGACAAGATTGCTGCGAAATACTTCACTTTCGACATCTACGGTGAAAACCTTTAATTGAGTTCACCCTCATTAGACATGATTAAGTGAAAATAAAGCCGGCGACCATGCCGGCTTTGTTGTTACTAACGCCCTATCCATTCCAGAACTCATTTGCTTTTCTCCCGAGTACCACTCTTAAATAAAAAATGAGATTTACATCACACCTATTTACTTAGCGTGCTAACTAAATTATATTGCTTAGCACGCTAAGTAAATAAGAGTTAATCATGGTGCACGACGTAGCAAGCCTCAAAGAATTGTCTCTCGCAGAGCAGTTAGCTCGCGTATCACGCCTTTGGAAAATGGTGGCAGATCGCGAATTAGCTCCGCTCGGTCTTACACACCCACGCTGGACTGCCTTATGGAAACTAAGACGTCTAGGTGACAACGTAAGTCAGAAGAGTCTCGCTGAAGCGCTTGAAATTGAACTGCCATCATTAATGCGCACTTTAAATCAATTAGAAGAGCAATCTCTCGTCACTCGTTATAGCTGTAAAAGTGACAAACGCGCTCGAATCGTACGATTGACCGAAGACGGAAAATCTCTGCTCAAACAGATGGAAGAAAAAATCGTCGAAGTCCGCAGTCAGATACTGAATAACATCTGTGATGAAGAGATAAAGATGCTTTCATCGATACTCGACAGAGTCTCACAAAGCGCGCTTGAAGCACTTAGTCAAAAGTCAGAAACCTTAGAATAAAAGAGAAGTTTTAAATCATGACCCCAGATCAAAAATTCGCTCGCTGGATTAAATACTCCTGCTTCGGGTTTGTCTTTGTGTTCGCCTATTTTCTCGTAGCGGACCTTGCGATGCCATTGACACCTCAAGCAATGGCAACCCGTGTCGTCACCAAAATCGCCCCTCAAGTAGGCGGTCAAATTGCCAACGTCTATGTCAAAAACAACCAAGCCGTGCATAAAGGTGATGTACTGTTTGAAATCACCCCTGAAACTTACCAACTAGCGGTTGAACAAGCTGAACTCAATCTCAAGCAGGTAATGCAAAACAACGATCAGCTCGACGCATCCATTGCCGCTGCACAAGCAGACTTAAAAGCGAGCGTTATCGTTGCAGAACAAAAACATCGCGAAGCAAACCGTCTGAATACTCTTTTCCTTCGCAACGGCACATCACAGCAGTTAAAAGATGATGCGCAAAGTGCAGCAGTTGCCGCACAAGCAAATGTATCGGCTGCACAAGCTCGTTTAAAGCAGCTGCAGGTTAATCGTGGTGATGTAGATAATAACAACGTCAGTATTCGTGTGGCACAAAACCAGTTAGATAAAGCAAAGTTAAATCTTTCATACACACGTGTTGTTGCTGAGCACAATGGTATTGTCACTAACCTACAATTGGAAAACGGTACTTACGCGAGTGCTGGCAGCCCACTAGTAGCGCTAGTGGCTGATGAAGTAGATGTGATTGCTGATTTCCGTGAAAAAAGCTTACGTCACTTTGCATCAGACAGCCGCGCGTTAATTGCTTTCGATAGCAAACCGGGGCAAGTGTTTGAAGCTCAGCTCAGCACATTAGACGCAGGTGTGAGTGCAGGTCAGTTCGCCGCTGACGGTAGTCTAGCGACACCAACTACCTCAAGCCGCTGGGTTCGTGATGCACAACGTATGCGCGTTCACTTAGCGATTGATAATAATCTAGTAGAGCAATTGCCTTCTGGCGCACGTGCGACGGTACAGTTGATTCCAGAAAACTCACTCTTTGCATTACTAGCGAGAGCACAAATCCACTTCCTTAGTGCACTCCACTATATCTATTAATTAGGAGGTGGCATGAGATTATGGGATCACCCACTGTCTGCGAACGACCTCAGACAGTGCCTGCGTATTGCCACTGGTGCAACTCTTGGTTTTACCATCAGTAAGATCTTTGGCTGGGATAACGGTGTATTCTTCACTGTTACACCCATGCTGCTTTTGGGTATGGTGCCAGTGATGAGCGCTCACGCCGCGCGCCAGCTTGTCGCGGCGGCGGTAGTCTGTGGTTTGGAAATTGGCATTTTGGGAGGACTGTTCGGGGCTCATCCGGGCATGATGACTATCATCGCGTTCGGTCTGTTCTTAGTGAAATTTGCTTGTATGTCAAGGGGCAGTCTGTTTTTGTTTGGCGCAAACAGCATCATTAGTTTGAGTATCATGCTGCACTTTGCCAGCTACCCAACGACAGACATTAACAATTTAGTTTTTACCAACTTACTGGCAAGTGTGCTTTCCGTTGTCATCGCGTACTTAATGACATTTTTGATTCCCGATGTTGAACAAAGACAGCCACCACCAAGACCAACGGAACCGAAGAAAAGTCATCGCATGCGCCACGAAGCGATCATGGGAGCGACGATTGCCACCTTGTCATTTATTGTCTTTCAGGTGTTCAATTTAAGTGACTCTCTATCCGCGCAAGCTACAACGGTATTGCTGCTTTTTCCTATGAACTGGAATGGCGCTATGGGGTATGCGCGTAAACGTGCGATGGGAACATTGATGGGCGTAACCTTCGGTTTGCTTGGGCAGATACTGCTGTATGACTGGTCAGATTTACTACTCTTCGTTGTTCCTCTGCTCTGGATCGGTTCCATGATCTTCAGCTACATGCACGTAAAAGAATCCAGCGGTTCAGGGGCTGGCTTTGGCGGCTTAACTACGCTTGGGATTTTATTTGGACAGTATCTCTCTCCGGGCGGTGACTTGGTTTACAGTGCTCTTTACCGTGTAAGCAGCATTCTGTTTGCGATTGTTGTGACACTACTGGTGACTTACTTTGTGCATCGATTATTAAACCGTTTTGAATCAACACGATTCAGCCATGAGATGGCATAGTTCGATTATTGAAGACCAGTAAAAAGAAAATTAAATAGATAAAAGGCGCCCACGAATACAAAACGTATTCATGGGCGTTTTTTTATATAGAAGCGAACTATCTGTTGAAACAAATTATCAGTTGAAACAAATAATCAGTTAAACCCGAAAGTCTGTTGGGCAGTTATGCTAATGCTTGAGTTGTGCTAAGGTGCGGAAAAACAAATCCATAGGATAACTCTCAGCCATGTCTCTACTCGCTCAAAGCTTTATTGATAGCGGTGTTCGCTATACCCCACATACCTTTTCTGTGCCACTGGATTACCAACATCCTGATCAGCAAACTATCGAGGTTTTTGCTCGCTCGGTAACATCAGCTCGCGGGGATGATGAACATAAACCTTGGCTTGTTTATTTTCAGGGCGGGCCGGGATTTCCTTCTCCTCGTGCCGTGGCAACCAGCGGTTGGATGAAACGTGCACTTCAACAGTTTCGTATTTTGCTGCTCGATCAGCGCGGCACCGGAAACAGCACCGTCATCAATCATCAGACACTGGCAGGAATGAGCCCTGAGCAACAAGCGCAATATCTAAGTCATTTCAGAGCAGACAACATCGTTCGCGATGCAGAGTTTATTCGCCAGCAATGGAACATTGATAAGTGGGCAATTCTAGGTCAAAGCTTTGGTGGTTTCTGTTCGTTAACGTATCTGTCGCTCTTTCCTGAAAGCTTACTGCGTTCATACATTACTGGCGGTGTGCCTTCGATTTCTCGTCATGCGGACGATGTATATCGTGCCACCTATCAGCGCACATTGGATAAAAACGCCGCTTTCTTTGCGCAATTTCCACAAGCACAAGAGCTTTGCCAACGAATCGCCGATCACCTATTAACCCATGAGGTTCTTTTACCAACAGGTCAGCGCTTCACGGTTGAACAGTTCCAGCAAATTGGTATTAATTTCGGTGTTAGCGACAGCTTTGTTCCAACCTATTTCACCTTGGAAAACGCCTTTATTACCGTAGAAGGTAAAGAGACGCTACGCTACGAGTTTTTGCAATCCATGATGATGGAGCAGAACTTCCAAACCAATCCTATTTATGCACTGTTGCATGAGTCTATCTACTGTCAGGGGTTTGCATCGCTGTGGTCGGCTCATCGAGTCAGACAAGAGTTTCCTCAATTCAATTATCAAAGCGATCAACCTTTCCTTTTCACTGGCGAAATGGTTTTTCCTTGGATGTTTGACAGCTACACCAACCTCAAGTCTTTGCAAAAAGCTGCGCAGATATTGGCAGAAAAAAACGATTGGACAGATCTCTATGACTCCGCGGTACTTGGCAAGAACACCGTACCCGTAAGTTGCGCCGTTTATGCTGACGACATGTTTGTGGAAATGGACATTAGCCGCGAAACCCTCAAGCAAATTCCAAACAGCAAAGCATGGATCACTAACCAATACGAGCATAATGGTCTGCGTGCAGACGGTGAACACATTTTGGATACTCTGATTGGAATGGGTGAACAGACCGCTGCTAACTTAAACCTAGCACTGCTTTAATTCTCCACCGCTCATTTACTGCTAAACAAGTGAAGTACTGATTGTTGTCACTTCACTTGCTTCTCTGTTTTAGAGGTTATTAAAACACCTCGTTATTCAAACGATTATCTTTAATGACTTGCCATACGCGATGCCGATACCACTAACTAATTTGCATATAAAATCACCAAAACGTTATTCATATGATTACCTATTCACCAGCTAATAACTGAACCAATAAGTCCATTTATAAACTTAATATTAGCTAGCATTTTGCACTCTTTTTACCCCAATTCGCATTTTATGCTCAATAAATATTCACATTTGTTTCTAAATTCTAAATAAATGTTAATAAACAGTAATCTCAACCACCAACAAAGTGATCGTGGTCACACTCACAAATTTCACACCCTTATTTGATTTTTGATTTCCTGACTTGACTGATACCCTGCCGCCCACTTCAAAATGAATGTTGAAGTGCATAACTATAAGGAGTGTTCTCAATGGATACCAAAAAGCCGTTATCCTTAACCAGCCGAGTTATCATCGGTATGGTCACCGGTATTTTGACCGGGTTTATCATTCGCGCCCTGTTTGAAGGCAATGGATTCGTCGACGCTTATATCGTCAACGGACTGTTTGAAGTTGGTGGCAAGATCTTCATCGCCAGCTTGAAAATGCTTGTTGTTCCACTGGTGTTTGTATCACTTGTGTGTGGCACAAGCTCTCTAAAAGACATCACGACTCTAGGTCGTATGGGTGGTAAGACACTTTCGTTTTATATCATCACCACTGCTGCCGCGATTACACTTGCTCTGTTCATGGGTACTGTTTTCCAACCAGGAGCAGGTGCGGATCTAACCGCTGCCAGCACGTTCGCTGCAACTGAAGCGCCGTCATTAGGCAAAGTGATCATTGATATGTTCCCAACCAACCCAATCAGCTCGATGGCTGAAGGCAAAACGCTACAAATTATCGTATTTGCATTGTTGTTTGGTATCGCTATCAGTGCGGCAGGTGAAGCCGGTGAACGCGTAGCTGCAATGTTCAACGACCTAAATGAAGTCATCATGAAGCTGGTTGCTTTACTGATGAACATTGCCCCTTATGGCGTGTTTTTCTTAATGGCAAAGCTGTTCACTGGCCTTGGTCTCAGTGCCATTGTGAACTTGGCAGAGTACTTCCTAGTGCTTTCTGCTGCGCTTCTGATCCACGGTTTAGTGACTTACAGCGTTATGTTGAAA encodes:
- a CDS encoding alpha/beta fold hydrolase gives rise to the protein MSLLAQSFIDSGVRYTPHTFSVPLDYQHPDQQTIEVFARSVTSARGDDEHKPWLVYFQGGPGFPSPRAVATSGWMKRALQQFRILLLDQRGTGNSTVINHQTLAGMSPEQQAQYLSHFRADNIVRDAEFIRQQWNIDKWAILGQSFGGFCSLTYLSLFPESLLRSYITGGVPSISRHADDVYRATYQRTLDKNAAFFAQFPQAQELCQRIADHLLTHEVLLPTGQRFTVEQFQQIGINFGVSDSFVPTYFTLENAFITVEGKETLRYEFLQSMMMEQNFQTNPIYALLHESIYCQGFASLWSAHRVRQEFPQFNYQSDQPFLFTGEMVFPWMFDSYTNLKSLQKAAQILAEKNDWTDLYDSAVLGKNTVPVSCAVYADDMFVEMDISRETLKQIPNSKAWITNQYEHNGLRADGEHILDTLIGMGEQTAANLNLALL
- a CDS encoding dicarboxylate/amino acid:cation symporter, with amino-acid sequence MDTKKPLSLTSRVIIGMVTGILTGFIIRALFEGNGFVDAYIVNGLFEVGGKIFIASLKMLVVPLVFVSLVCGTSSLKDITTLGRMGGKTLSFYIITTAAAITLALFMGTVFQPGAGADLTAASTFAATEAPSLGKVIIDMFPTNPISSMAEGKTLQIIVFALLFGIAISAAGEAGERVAAMFNDLNEVIMKLVALLMNIAPYGVFFLMAKLFTGLGLSAIVNLAEYFLVLSAALLIHGLVTYSVMLKAFAGLSPITFLRKMEDAVMFAFSTASSNATIPVTMETAKYRLGVDNKVASFTIPLGATVNMDGTAIMQGVATAFIAQAFNIDLTMGDYLTVILTATLASIGTAGVPGVGLIMLAMVLNQVGLPLEGIALIMGVDRLLDMIRTAVNITGDCCVSCIVAKSENALDIDRFNDPYAGEKEEEVHLHK
- the hisC gene encoding histidinol-phosphate transaminase, which encodes MSSLAASLVPEVIKKLIPYQSARRIGGSGRVWLNANELEFPIHFDNQAKSYNRYPDFLPHDVASAYQKYAGVETPVLAVRGADEAIDLLIRTFCQPGKDKIVVCPPTYAMYEFCADALAMETIKVPLVGDAFDLDSQGVIQAAKEANLVFLCSPNNPTGNLISQAEIIKVLEGTQDDAIVVVDEAYIEFELAQNAASLIAQYPNLVVIRTLSKAFGLAAVRCGFILADKSVMDFVAKLIPPYPMPDSSATVVLAALSETGLKQVEENTQTLISTRDWFIGELKNLPCIAHVYPSSTNFVLVRTHSGEDLFAYLLKHGIVTRNQSHDPALRNCVRITIGSQSSMEEVISVLRSYPTQS
- a CDS encoding ABC transporter substrate-binding protein — encoded protein: MKKLALGLACCAALFGSAAFAKEVRLASDFTYPPFNYKNAEGTPVGFDIEIADALCAQAKLECTWVAQSWDALIPSLLARKSDVIMASMRITEDRKKKVLFTNKYYQTPARFVAAKQAGFAIDEAGMKGKVIGVQQGTIHDRYVTDKFGAVAEIKRYTGQDEVYIDMQNGRLDATFGNADQLSLAFLDKAEGKGFEFKGQAVTDKAYIGEGTALALRMQDKDLAEKFNQAIVEIRQNGTYDKIAAKYFTFDIYGENL
- a CDS encoding HlyD family secretion protein, yielding MTPDQKFARWIKYSCFGFVFVFAYFLVADLAMPLTPQAMATRVVTKIAPQVGGQIANVYVKNNQAVHKGDVLFEITPETYQLAVEQAELNLKQVMQNNDQLDASIAAAQADLKASVIVAEQKHREANRLNTLFLRNGTSQQLKDDAQSAAVAAQANVSAAQARLKQLQVNRGDVDNNNVSIRVAQNQLDKAKLNLSYTRVVAEHNGIVTNLQLENGTYASAGSPLVALVADEVDVIADFREKSLRHFASDSRALIAFDSKPGQVFEAQLSTLDAGVSAGQFAADGSLATPTTSSRWVRDAQRMRVHLAIDNNLVEQLPSGARATVQLIPENSLFALLARAQIHFLSALHYIY
- a CDS encoding DUF2955 domain-containing protein; its protein translation is MRLWDHPLSANDLRQCLRIATGATLGFTISKIFGWDNGVFFTVTPMLLLGMVPVMSAHAARQLVAAAVVCGLEIGILGGLFGAHPGMMTIIAFGLFLVKFACMSRGSLFLFGANSIISLSIMLHFASYPTTDINNLVFTNLLASVLSVVIAYLMTFLIPDVEQRQPPPRPTEPKKSHRMRHEAIMGATIATLSFIVFQVFNLSDSLSAQATTVLLLFPMNWNGAMGYARKRAMGTLMGVTFGLLGQILLYDWSDLLLFVVPLLWIGSMIFSYMHVKESSGSGAGFGGLTTLGILFGQYLSPGGDLVYSALYRVSSILFAIVVTLLVTYFVHRLLNRFESTRFSHEMA
- the slyA gene encoding transcriptional regulator SlyA is translated as MVHDVASLKELSLAEQLARVSRLWKMVADRELAPLGLTHPRWTALWKLRRLGDNVSQKSLAEALEIELPSLMRTLNQLEEQSLVTRYSCKSDKRARIVRLTEDGKSLLKQMEEKIVEVRSQILNNICDEEIKMLSSILDRVSQSALEALSQKSETLE